Within Persephonella sp. KM09-Lau-8, the genomic segment AAATCCTCTGCATAAGTTTTCCATATATTTTCTGGCACCGAGGCGGACATAAATATGTAAAGCCTTTCATCGTATGGAATAGGATCTTCCAATAGGGAATCTTTTTTTTCTACATCAGGCTCAATTCCCCTCACTGCAGAACCAAAAGCAGAAAAATCCTCTTTATCGTAATGAACATCCTTTGAAGGACCTACTTTTTCATACAGGTCTTTAGTATATTTTTCTATTCTCTCTTTTTGAACCTTGTTTTCCTGAAAACTCTTATAAACCCTATTCGTCTTTTCTCTGTATTTTTCATCCGCTTCTTTAACCCTGTCCTGCAAACTTTTTTTCAGTTTTTTCTCTATCTTGCTCCTTTCCTTTTCTGTGTTTTTTACTGATGACTCCACCTTTTCCCTTAAGGAGCTTCCCTGAGCTCTATAAACCTCATCAGCTAAACGACCCTGGTCTATTTTTTCAATGGTTTTGTTCTTTATCTTTTTGTTTATCTCCTGTAAATCCATATCTGCAGCTGCAGACAAAAAAACGATGGTTAAGAAAAAAATAAAGCTATTTCTCAGCATTTACTTCAGCCCTTCTGTTTTTTTCGTCTTTTTCCGACACATAACAGCACTTCCCAAAACCTGAAACAGAAACTTTTAAGCGTTTATTTTTGGATTTTAAGTATGAAGCTACTGCTTTTGCCCTTTTTAATGCCAGTTTGTCATTATATTCTTTAGTACCGACTTTATCTGTGAAACCTGTGATTTTTACCCTGTAGTTCCTGTGTTTAGTTATTTTCCTTAAAAATAAGTCCAGTTTCTTTCTTTCCTTATCTGTTAATTTTGCCGAATCAAAAGGAAAATAAACTACCACCGCATCTGAAACTGAAATTTTCCTGAAATCTGGAACTTCAGGGAAAGTAAATTTTGCAGAGTCGTTAGAAGAAGGTCTTACCACTTCTATCAAAACAGCAGGTTCCAAAGACTGATAAAGATTATCTCCTGCCATTAAGTAGAAATTTTTGTGATAAGAAATCTTTGATAATGCTGAATATTTTACAAAGGTAAACTTTTCTACTACATAAAGCCTGTCTGTTTCCTGATATACGGAAGGCTTCTCTATCGTATTTTCACTGGCAGTATGAGGAGCTTTCAAAGAACAAGAAAAAAATAAACTCACCAAAGACATAACCATAAATGATAAAATCCTCATCATCCTTTATACCTCTAATAGTCTTTTAATAGTCTTTTATTTGCTTGTTCTGTGAATACTCATAGAAATAGGTAGATAACTTAACAATCTCAGCGTAAGTTGCAAGACCACGAGATATTGGGTAAAACTCTGCTTTCCCTTGTTTGTTTCTAACTACCATAACTATTGTCGGTGTTACATGAACCCCAAAGCGTTCAAACATTTTTGGTGCAACCTGACAATTAGGAAATTCTCCAGGACAAAAATCTTTTGATATTACTTTGACCGTAATACCTGATGTCGCTATTATCCTGTGAACATCTTCCATCTGCTTGTGGCAGTAAGGACAGCTTCCACTTACGAAAACAAAAAATGCCGTATTCTTTTTCATTTCCTGTGTAAACAGGTAAAGCCTTCTCTTTTCTTTTAAGACTTTTTGCGTTCTTCTATATCTGGGAGTTACAGGTACTTTCGCTCTTATATCCAGTTCTTCTTCTCCTGCTATAACATGCTGCCACACTCTTGCAAACTTAACAGCTCTCCTTCTCATGAAATCAATCATAGTGACAACTCTTTTCACATTATCATAGGTAGGATTAACTGAAGCTTCATCCAAAACCTTATTAAATAACTGCCTAACTTCCTCTGCTGTTAAAGTGGAAAGATATTTTTTATCATCAGCCTTTGTAATATCCAGCTTCTTTTCTTCTTTATTTTCCTGAGGTTGTGTCGAAGCCTCCCTTTTCCTTATAAACTCCTCTATTTTTTCATAATCGCATTCCTCTCCATAAAACCAACCCCTGTCATGATCCTCATAAAAATTCTTGCTTAGCGGTTTACATAATCCATACCTCACCATAAGCTCATAATCTTTCTTCGAAAGATTTATTCCCTCATTTAGCTTATTCCTTGTCTGCTTTATCTTCTGCAAATCTTCGGCAAAGGCAAAAACAAAAGTTAAAAGGAAAATCAGAATATACCTCATAACATCACCTTAAAAAACAGGAATTACTTTTCCTTGCAGTTCTTTGTAATCAACAAACCCCCAATATCTGCTATCATAGCTATCCTTGTGGTCTCCAACTACAAAATACTTATTTTCTGGAATCTTTCCCTGAAAAGCAAAAATTGGTGCCTTGCTTCCATTTAAAAATCTTTTTTTTGCTTTAGCTACTGGTTGCCCATTACAAAAAGCTACTCTACTTTGTAAATCTACTTTTAAATAATCTCCAGGCATGCAGGCAATTCTTTTAACTAACGTTTTACCTTCTATTGCTTTTACTGGCAGTCGAGTTCCTCCACTATGATATTCAAAAGCTATATAATCTCCTTTTTTATATTCAACGGCTGTTTTGTCTAAAATCCCAAAGGAAAAATTAACACTATCAGAAAATACTATCATCGGCTTATAAAACTTAAACAAAAAGCTCAGAAAAACATACAAACCAAAAAAGAAAAGACCAAAATAAACCATCTTCTTTAGAAGGTTCTTTTTTTCTTCAGGAAGTTCCTGGATAAACTCCATTTTACTTTCCTCTCTCTACCATTTTTCTATCTATGTAATCTTTTGCTTTCTGGGTAAGATCTATCACTTTAAAATTTCCCCAGCAGAAACAATTGCACCTTTTACAAAGACAACACCATCAACATTTGATAAAAACTCCCTAAGATATTTCATGCGTCGTTGAAATATTTTTTTCCTCTTTTCTGCATCACCGGAAAAAACACCTTCTAAAACCTTTGCTCTCTCCGAGTCTATGAATCCTTTCATATCAAAGACATAAACCACATTTTGATTGTGTAAAGAATTGTTACTCTCTGTAAAGAATTTTGTATAAACAAAATACCCTCCAACAACCAAAAACAATCCCGCTAAAACAGGTAAAACCATCTTATAAATTTCAGAAAGATTCTTCATTTTTACACCTCAACAGATTCTTTCTTTGAAATTTTGATACATTCTTCTATGGCTCTTTCAACATCTCCGTTAAACTTCTCTATCATTTTTGTCCTGAGAGAAACATCATTAGCATCAGATGTATAAATCCAATATAAAAATTCATCAACAACAAGCTTTCCTACCCCTGTTCCTCTGGGGGTCAAGAAAAATATCTCTGAATACTTACCTTTAACAGTATTAACGCTTTTCATTAATTCATATTCGTAGTCTGAAAGCAATACAGCATCAGATTTCTTTAAAGCTTCAACAGCAGCTGCATCCTGTTTTAAGAAAAATTTAAATGCAGACTGGAATATAATATCCCTTAGGTCTTCTGATTTAAGATAATCAGAAACAGTTTGTGTTATGGTTCCTATAGAAGATTTATGCTTCCTCCATGTTTTATACGCAAGTCTAACAAATTTAACAACATCCTTACTATCCATATACCTCCAGAATTCATCAATAGCACATATTTTTCTTCTCTCCCTGTTGTCCTCAATAACTACCTTCTTTGTTATCATAGACAGGAAAAGCATAAGAATAACTTCTCTTAAAGACTCTTTATTCTCAAGGGATTTCATTTCCAAGACCGTCAGCTTATTATCTATATCCACATTTGTTTTTCCATTTATAAACTTTCCATAAGAACCTTTCTCTAACGTCCATTCCATTAAACCAAGAGCAAGGTATTTAGCCTTAGACTCAAAGTTTCTTTCCTCCTCTGCTATCTTTAGGAGCTCCTCATAAATATGGTCAACATATATATCTTTACCTTCCCTTTCCGCAACAACTCTGAAAAGAGCCATTCTTAAAAGGTTTAAATCATCATCGTCAGCTCCACCTGAAGGTTTTGCCATTTTTGCAAGAAGAGTAACAAGCAAATCCTTCATGTCATCAAGAACAGCTCTATTAAGCCCCTCAAAAGGATTTATCACCAGATTCGAATCACTGGAAAAATCAAGAAATGTTCCATTGTAAATTTTCGCCAGAGCTTCATAACTTCGCCCAATGTCTATAACATAAATATTAGAAACATCATCCAGGGAATAATACGCAGAAATTATATGGTTCATAAGGAATGATTTACCTGACCCTGTTTTAGCAACGACTATAAAATTAAAACCCTCATCTGAATCATACAGATTCACAGACAAAGCCTGTCCTTTCCTGGACATAAAATATACAACAGGAGTCCCCGTCCCTTTCCAGTCTGCAAAATAAGGGGTAAGGTGAGCTGCATTATAATCAAACATGGTTCTGTATCTCTGTAAAACCTGCCTGTCTATTTCATAATCCGAATTAAGAGGTGTAGCATTAAAAAACTGAAGAAGGGCTGACTGTTTACTTTCCTTCTGTATCTTAAACTCGCCATTGTGTTTAGAAACTAACGTTTCAAGCATCTTCTCTTGATGCTTCAATGCCCTTTTATTTTTTGAATAAATCCACCAGACTAAATTTGCATGAACAAGCTTTTTTCCAGATGTTATTATCTGATTAACCAGCTCTGCCTCATCAACCCTTTCTTTTAAACGGGGTAAAGACTCTGTGGCTATTTTCCGCATTTTTAAAAGAGTCTTGTTTTTCTTGTTTTGAATATCCTTCAGTTTGTCGTGTATTCCTATAACCACATTGAAAGAAAGTAAAAATGAGGATTCTGTAAGCTGGTCTTCTGAATGCATATAAGAACCAACAAAATCCAGGATGTCTCCATAATGGAAGTCTTTCGGAAACTTTTTTATTGTAAATGCTGAGCAATAATGGTTATCTAAAAAAATATTACTTCTTCTAACTCTACAATAAGTGTCTCCCATTATGACCTGTCTGTTTATCGGTAAAGAATGAGAATAAAAAGGAAAAAGCCTTTTGTCGTGATCCGGATTAAACATCATGTAAAGATACATTATAAGTGCCTGAGCATCTAATCTAACAGGAAAAAAATGGATAGAGGCTAATCTGCCTTCTAAATCTTCAAAATAATCATGATATCTCTCAACAGCTTCTTCTAAAGATAATTCTTCTCCGTAAGGGATCTTGATTGCAACAAAAAATCTAAAATCCCTAAATGGAGTTCTAACTACATTGTTTACCCCTTTTTTTCTGTATTTCAAAATAAAGTCGGCGGATTTTTTAACCCAAAAATTAGGATTTTTTCTGAGGTTGTAAAACCGATCAACAAAAGGTTCCAGAAAATCCCCACCCCAAATTATAAACTGTATTTCTGTTCCTTTCGGGTAGTTGGAGGAATAAAGAGATTGCAAAGATTTAAACACATGATTAGAAACCCCTGTATATGGATAACATTCAAATACTACTCCAATATGATTGTCTGACAAGGTGAAAATTTTCTTATCCGGGATATACCCTTCTACTTTTATATAGTTGGATAACGACTCTTTTTTCAGCAGGTTAGAATAAAAATTATTTTTAAACCCTTCCGTATAATCAAGCAAATTGGATGGCTTTAAAGTTCTTATAAACCCCAGCATGCTTTAACCCTCGCTACACACTAAAAAAATGTCTTCGAAGCTCTTCAATGGATTTGTCTCTTACATTAGAAAACAAATGAGAATAAATAAAAACAAATAAGTTTGTATGTGCCATTTCTTTTTGGAAAACAACCCCTGTTTTTGAGGAAAAATCACCTCTTAGGTTTCTGACGGACAATTTATAGTCATTGATATCAGTTTTATCAGTTCTGATTAAAACCACAAATAATGTCAATTTATTCCCTGTTTTTTTAAATATGCCGGGTTTTCCGTTTTTATCTGGAAGAATATCCAGGGCAAAGAACCCTGAAAATCCTCTATCCCTAGCAATTGATGCAAATTCTGGAACATACAGAAAAACGTCCCAGAATGATAAATTATCCATAAATGTTTTAACAGAAAGAGAACTACCTACCCATTTTTTTTCTAAATTCACAAAACTAAATTCCCTTAATAAAAGAGAATGCTCATTCTCCACAAGTTGAAAATCCAGCGGAAGAGATGGATCGTACTCCCTATTCGAAGAAACAAAGAAAGGATACAAGGAGAACATATTCTTAGGAGTTATGTTAGAAATCACCCCTTCAAATTCTTCTTTGTCCTCCAAATAAGAAAAATATCTCCTACCTTTGTTTATTTCCCCATCTATAGAAAAGGGAGCTTCTAAATTCCCTGGATATTTATAAGAGACTATGAACTCATTGTCAAATTCTGTAAATAAATCCCCAAAAGGATATATCACCTGCACAGTAAAAACCGAAGGAAGATTATGAACTGCCAGAAAACTGGCAAAAGACTCAAAGTGATCATCTAAGAATCTATAAGCTTTTCCAAAACAATTGTCCTTCATCAAGAAAATACCTGAATCTTCATCATAAGCAACCGGTAGAATAAGCCTTCTTAAATAAGAAGAAGAAAGTTTTGTAATGTAAGGCTTCTCGTAATCAGCTTCAAATATCTCTACTACAAAATCAGATGCCTTACGAAATAAAACTTTTAACTGCTTTTTCATGGACTAATGCCCCATTAAATCTATGTATTTACCACCTGTCAGGCTTCCCTTACCGTATTCGCCTATTAACCATCTGGCCTTCTTTATTTCAACAAATACATAGCTATCTGAGTGTAAATTTCCTTTTCTGTCTATATAGGGAAGAATTAAAACTCTAACAACTTTTGGAGGAACTGTTATCGGAACAGGGGGATCATCAACCATTCTCCTAGTTACTTCTCTTTTGTTTATCTTCTGAAGATCTTTTTCAAGTAAGTCTGTATTCTTAACAGTAATGCTTTTTGTAACTTTTTCTGCTTTACCTTTAGTAGTGCTTACAGATGTTTGAGGTGATATGTTCTTTCTCAACTCTTTTTTTGTGACATACTCATAGAGCACTTTCTTACTTTCCTGAACTTCTTTAGACAAGGAGCTTTTACTCTGTGTAGAAGCTGCACAGGAAAAAAGTAAAACAGCAACTGATGAAAAAGCCAAAAATTTCGTAAGGTTCATTATTACTCCTCCACAGGAAATCCTTTTATTTGCCTTTCCTGTCTTTCCATAACTGATTTTATTTTTTGTTCATATTCTTCTGGAGTGCAGTTATTACACTCTACACCTGGAACGAGTTTTACGGGTTTCCTTCTTTCTATACTCCAGTTAAGGCTTTCGTTATAAACATCGTAAACAGAACCACAATACCCGCCCTCTTTTCCTATCCTGCATAGAGGTTCTTCCTCATAGGGCATTATTGCTGAACAACCAAAACTAAAAATAGATACAGCTGCAGTTAAAAATATTTTTTTCATTTTTACTCTCCTACTGGGGCTCTAAATACTTTTTCTTCAGGAGAAACTTCATCTTCTAAAATGTTTTGGCTTTTTTCTATGAAAGGTTTTTCATCAACCAGGTCTTTTTCTGTATCTATTACCAGTTTCTTCAGGATTATAACATCCCCCTGTCTTCCGGCATTTACCTCTACAACAGGAAATATCTGGTCGGCAAGCTTAAGGAAATAGTCGCTTAACTCTTTTGCAGCTCCTGAAACACCTGAATAAATAGCTGCCTTTGTTGCCTCATTAGGGTCTATAGTCTGAGTAGTTCCCAATGGCGATATTGAAGTTGTATATGTAGATTGCTGGAAGGCATTTCCAATACCTTCAACAAACTTTGCAAATAATACTCTTGCTAAAACAGCTCCCTCTCGAGAAACAACCCTACCAATAAAACCTGTTTTACCATCTTCGCCGTTTACATAACCAGACATACTCTTTTGGAGTATCTTGCCCGTTTTTGTAACGCAGGAAAGTTTTGTAATCCTTATGTATACCCTCTGTGATGACAGATCTCCCTTAGCATCACCTATAACAAAACAACCTTTCAGGTTTGCTTTATAGCCATTGGGCAAAATGGAAGCTGAAAGAACCCTCCCTAACACAGGGGTAGGAATGGCTTTTCCTTTCATTCCGGTTGGAGCATCTACTCCATTGAGAAGAACTATTCTGAAAAAACTACCTGCAGGAAATACAAATCTTGTTTCTTCTTTCTTTTTAGAAGAAGTCTGGGAGGTTTCCTTTTGTTTTTGCCCAACAGGATTAGACCCCTTTTGTGGTTTAACACCTGAAGTGGCTGAACTATACTCAGAAACTGAAGGGGTTGAAGAAACAGAAGCAACCTTCGTACCTGCACTAACATTAACAGTGGGTTCCTGAAAAGTAGCAACAGGATCATCTAAAACTTGAACAGTATAAACAACTTTTTTCTGGCCACGAGGCATCCCTCCGGCAGGAACATCCGGCTTTATATCAATGGTAACGTCATTGTCCGAATCAACATCTGGAGGAGGCAAAGGAACTAATTCCTTTTTGCTCACTGTTGTATAAGAGCTAGAATTAGAATTGTTTGAAACATTTGAGGAATTTTGAGATGGTTTTGTGGCAGTGTTTGACGTTTGTTTGTCTGCTAAAGTTGAAACTGGTTTATTGGAAGATTTTTTCTCATTAAGCTGTTTTTCAAGTTCCTCTATTTTTTTCTCAAGGGCAAGAACTCTCGCATTTTCTAAGCTTTTATCTTCAAAATCCTCAGGTACTGCTTCAACAGGAGATTTTATCTCTTTGTCCACAGGTTTTTTTGCCTGCTGTCTAGAGTTCGCTACAAAAATAACAATTACCCCAAATATTATTCCCACAATTGCAAGGAAAAAAACCTTTTTTCTGTTGGCAGCTGAAACATCCTGTTCATAAGGGCTTACCTGCTCATCCTCTGGAGCTTCAAATGCATCTTCAGGGTGAATATTTTTGTCCTCTGATTCTACAGCTTCTTTCTTTTCCTCTTTTTTCTTACCAAAGGAAAAATTCGGTTTTTTCCATTCCATTACTATTTAACCTCTTTCTGAGTTTCTGCAAAAACCTCTGTAGGTTCAACAACAACTATAGAAGTTCCCTGGCCTTCTCTAAGGACAAGGTCTTCTATGCTTATAGCAAGAGGTTTCTTTGATAAAAACATAAAATCCTTTTCTCTCAATGGTCTTACAATATCTTGATTGGCAACAAAAGAATAAAGAGAAACTGTGTATTCAGGACCAACAAAGGATTTAATCTTTATCAAAGAACCCTGTTTAAACTCTTTTACAGGTTTATAAAATCTATAAACTCTATATCCTGGAATATCCCCTTTTCTCAGAACAAGTTTAACCAAAGAAACCATAGCATTTACATAAGAATCTGCATTTTTTAATACCTGACGAGCTTTTTTTTCGTCGTATTCTCTAACCACCTTTCCTTCGTTCTTTATCGAATTAACGTAAGCATCATCATTGGATTTATTTAAAGCAAATAAGCTTTTCTTGTCGTTGCCTTTAAGCTCTATTGTTACAGGAGGTATTTTCATCGGCTTGAGTAAAAGACTATACATAACCCCGCCACACTTTATAAACAAATCCTTGGGGGTAGGATCATATAAAACCTTTTCTTCTATACCGTCCTGACTTTTGATTATTTTGGGAGCTATCTTCAGAAAGGCATTTTTCTTATCCTGGTCTAAATAAACTCTCATATATTTTTCTTTACTGTATCTGTAATAGGATATACCAGAAGGGCAGTATATTCTATTTAGATCGGATATGGATATGTTTACTATTTCGAATGCGTTTTTAACAACAACTCCTTTTTCCTTCGCTGAAGAAAAGGAAAAGGCAAAAATACTACTTAGAAGAAGCAAGCTTATTCTTGTCTTTAATCTCATAACCTAATACCTCAAACTTTCCTAATTTATTTATTCTGTATTTGAGAACATAAGTTGCCCTAGTGCTTTCAATTAGTTTGCCCATGGAATATCTGTAGAGAATCCCCCCAAGCTCAATTCTGTCCTTGAAAACCTTTATATCTCCTGTGACTGCAAAAGCCTGTGAAACTCCATACTTAATGGATTGTCTGGCTATTTTTGACAGTTTCTCTTTAACAATATCATGGTATTCAGGAGCTACAAGAGACAAAAATCTCGCAAATTTATACTTAACATTATGAGGATTGTAGTTCATGAGATAGGAAACCACAGAAAGACCCATCATCTCCAAATAGGTTCTGGAGGGTTTATTTCCTTCGTATGAAAACTGCTTGTCCATAAGAGCAGGAACCAAAATAACCCTCTGATTTGAAGATACATTAACAAGAGAAATAGTTAAAACAATGGAAACTACGGATAAAACCAAAATAATCGTAAAATAGAGAAGATTTTCTTTAACTAAAGCTATCCAATTTTGCTTAAAGTTCCTAACAAGCATAACTTACTCCAAAAATGTTTTTATGTAACCCGGTAAAGAACCTTTTCTACCTAAAAGCCCTATATGATATAAAAAAGCAAAGATAAAACGGTTGGGCTTTCTATCTTTAAGCAATGTGTAAAAATAAGAGAGTGCTATTCCTAAGACAATAAGAAGAAAAACCTTTGTGGCTATCCCAATAATAAACATAAGAAGTGTAGGAGCCACTTCATCTGCCTCATACTCAACAAACATTGGAAAGTCATCTGCATGTGTTGGAAATCTGGTCGGCAATTTCTCACTCATCTTAGACTCCTCTAAACAAAAAATACCAATAATTTACAGGATTATAATTTTATTATAACACAAAACACTAAATCAGTTTTTCAAAAACTATAAACGACAGGTAACCCTGTTTCTACCTTGTTTTTTAGAAGAATAAAGTAAAGAATCACAGGCTGAATACATCTCTTTTGTGGAAGAAAATCCATTGGAGTCAACCACACCAAAGCTTGCAGTTATGTTTATAATGGTCTTCTTTTTTATAATGAAAGGATGTTGCTCTATCTGCATCCTGATTCTCTCCGCTACCTTACATGCATATACAGAGTCGTTAAAGTTGAGTATAATTCCGAATTCTTCTCCTCCGATCCTTCCAACAAAGTCTTCAGCTCGAACAGAATCTTTCAGGAGTCTACCTACTTCCTTTAAGACTGTATCTCCTCCATCATGCCCATAAGTGTCGTTAATACTCTTAAAGTAATCTATATCCACTAAAATCAAAGAGAATTTATACTCGCTATTTCTCTGGGTAGCAGAAAACATTTTACTAAAGTAATCAAAAAATGCCTTTCTGGTATAAACTCCGGTCAAAGGGTCTATTGAAAACTCCTCTATTATTTTGTTTAAATCATTTTCAAAAAGATTTGCTGTCTCTTTGAGAGAATCTAGCAGATCCCTTAAATTTAAAAACGTTTTATCTATAAGTCTAAGCTTACTATAAACAAAATCTAAATAGGGAGAAGCATACCCCTCGGACTTTTCCTTTTCCAAAGCTTTATAAATAGCATCAAAAGTAAAAATTAAGCCTTCTATAGTCGACACAATTCTGTTCGTCTTGTCCTTATAAGATAAAAATAGATTTCCCACCTCAAACAAATTATTAATATCTCTATTCAAGGCAAAGTAAAGCTCCTGGGGAGAACGGGAGTCATCTTTGTTTTTTTCCATGTATGAAAACACCTTATACCACTTACTATAATTGCTTGGCGTGATTGGGATGTCATTTTCAACCATATAGGAAAGAGTTTTTGAAGATACCTTATTAACTACATCTTCGCTAAAAACACTATCCATCACTATCTCCTTATCCTAAATTCTTAATTCACATTGTTATCATAAAAATCCTGAATCT encodes:
- the lepB gene encoding signal peptidase I; amino-acid sequence: MEFIQELPEEKKNLLKKMVYFGLFFFGLYVFLSFLFKFYKPMIVFSDSVNFSFGILDKTAVEYKKGDYIAFEYHSGGTRLPVKAIEGKTLVKRIACMPGDYLKVDLQSRVAFCNGQPVAKAKKRFLNGSKAPIFAFQGKIPENKYFVVGDHKDSYDSRYWGFVDYKELQGKVIPVF
- a CDS encoding TraE/TraK family type IV conjugative transfer system protein; translation: MLVRNFKQNWIALVKENLLYFTIILVLSVVSIVLTISLVNVSSNQRVILVPALMDKQFSYEGNKPSRTYLEMMGLSVVSYLMNYNPHNVKYKFARFLSLVAPEYHDIVKEKLSKIARQSIKYGVSQAFAVTGDIKVFKDRIELGGILYRYSMGKLIESTRATYVLKYRINKLGKFEVLGYEIKDKNKLASSK
- the traV gene encoding type IV conjugative transfer system lipoprotein TraV is translated as MNLTKFLAFSSVAVLLFSCAASTQSKSSLSKEVQESKKVLYEYVTKKELRKNISPQTSVSTTKGKAEKVTKSITVKNTDLLEKDLQKINKREVTRRMVDDPPVPITVPPKVVRVLILPYIDRKGNLHSDSYVFVEIKKARWLIGEYGKGSLTGGKYIDLMGH
- the traL gene encoding type IV conjugative transfer system protein TraL, producing MSEKLPTRFPTHADDFPMFVEYEADEVAPTLLMFIIGIATKVFLLIVLGIALSYFYTLLKDRKPNRFIFAFLYHIGLLGRKGSLPGYIKTFLE
- a CDS encoding TrbI/VirB10 family protein, encoding MEWKKPNFSFGKKKEEKKEAVESEDKNIHPEDAFEAPEDEQVSPYEQDVSAANRKKVFFLAIVGIIFGVIVIFVANSRQQAKKPVDKEIKSPVEAVPEDFEDKSLENARVLALEKKIEELEKQLNEKKSSNKPVSTLADKQTSNTATKPSQNSSNVSNNSNSSSYTTVSKKELVPLPPPDVDSDNDVTIDIKPDVPAGGMPRGQKKVVYTVQVLDDPVATFQEPTVNVSAGTKVASVSSTPSVSEYSSATSGVKPQKGSNPVGQKQKETSQTSSKKKEETRFVFPAGSFFRIVLLNGVDAPTGMKGKAIPTPVLGRVLSASILPNGYKANLKGCFVIGDAKGDLSSQRVYIRITKLSCVTKTGKILQKSMSGYVNGEDGKTGFIGRVVSREGAVLARVLFAKFVEGIGNAFQQSTYTTSISPLGTTQTIDPNEATKAAIYSGVSGAAKELSDYFLKLADQIFPVVEVNAGRQGDVIILKKLVIDTEKDLVDEKPFIEKSQNILEDEVSPEEKVFRAPVGE
- a CDS encoding GGDEF domain-containing protein; translated protein: MDSVFSEDVVNKVSSKTLSYMVENDIPITPSNYSKWYKVFSYMEKNKDDSRSPQELYFALNRDINNLFEVGNLFLSYKDKTNRIVSTIEGLIFTFDAIYKALEKEKSEGYASPYLDFVYSKLRLIDKTFLNLRDLLDSLKETANLFENDLNKIIEEFSIDPLTGVYTRKAFFDYFSKMFSATQRNSEYKFSLILVDIDYFKSINDTYGHDGGDTVLKEVGRLLKDSVRAEDFVGRIGGEEFGIILNFNDSVYACKVAERIRMQIEQHPFIIKKKTIINITASFGVVDSNGFSSTKEMYSACDSLLYSSKKQGRNRVTCRL
- the traF gene encoding conjugal transfer protein TraF — protein: MRYILIFLLTFVFAFAEDLQKIKQTRNKLNEGINLSKKDYELMVRYGLCKPLSKNFYEDHDRGWFYGEECDYEKIEEFIRKREASTQPQENKEEKKLDITKADDKKYLSTLTAEEVRQLFNKVLDEASVNPTYDNVKRVVTMIDFMRRRAVKFARVWQHVIAGEEELDIRAKVPVTPRYRRTQKVLKEKRRLYLFTQEMKKNTAFFVFVSGSCPYCHKQMEDVHRIIATSGITVKVISKDFCPGEFPNCQVAPKMFERFGVHVTPTIVMVVRNKQGKAEFYPISRGLATYAEIVKLSTYFYEYSQNKQIKDY
- a CDS encoding type-F conjugative transfer system secretin TraK, giving the protein MRLKTRISLLLLSSIFAFSFSSAKEKGVVVKNAFEIVNISISDLNRIYCPSGISYYRYSKEKYMRVYLDQDKKNAFLKIAPKIIKSQDGIEEKVLYDPTPKDLFIKCGGVMYSLLLKPMKIPPVTIELKGNDKKSLFALNKSNDDAYVNSIKNEGKVVREYDEKKARQVLKNADSYVNAMVSLVKLVLRKGDIPGYRVYRFYKPVKEFKQGSLIKIKSFVGPEYTVSLYSFVANQDIVRPLREKDFMFLSKKPLAISIEDLVLREGQGTSIVVVEPTEVFAETQKEVK
- a CDS encoding TraC family protein; the protein is MLGFIRTLKPSNLLDYTEGFKNNFYSNLLKKESLSNYIKVEGYIPDKKIFTLSDNHIGVVFECYPYTGVSNHVFKSLQSLYSSNYPKGTEIQFIIWGGDFLEPFVDRFYNLRKNPNFWVKKSADFILKYRKKGVNNVVRTPFRDFRFFVAIKIPYGEELSLEEAVERYHDYFEDLEGRLASIHFFPVRLDAQALIMYLYMMFNPDHDKRLFPFYSHSLPINRQVIMGDTYCRVRRSNIFLDNHYCSAFTIKKFPKDFHYGDILDFVGSYMHSEDQLTESSFLLSFNVVIGIHDKLKDIQNKKNKTLLKMRKIATESLPRLKERVDEAELVNQIITSGKKLVHANLVWWIYSKNKRALKHQEKMLETLVSKHNGEFKIQKESKQSALLQFFNATPLNSDYEIDRQVLQRYRTMFDYNAAHLTPYFADWKGTGTPVVYFMSRKGQALSVNLYDSDEGFNFIVVAKTGSGKSFLMNHIISAYYSLDDVSNIYVIDIGRSYEALAKIYNGTFLDFSSDSNLVINPFEGLNRAVLDDMKDLLVTLLAKMAKPSGGADDDDLNLLRMALFRVVAEREGKDIYVDHIYEELLKIAEEERNFESKAKYLALGLMEWTLEKGSYGKFINGKTNVDIDNKLTVLEMKSLENKESLREVILMLFLSMITKKVVIEDNRERRKICAIDEFWRYMDSKDVVKFVRLAYKTWRKHKSSIGTITQTVSDYLKSEDLRDIIFQSAFKFFLKQDAAAVEALKKSDAVLLSDYEYELMKSVNTVKGKYSEIFFLTPRGTGVGKLVVDEFLYWIYTSDANDVSLRTKMIEKFNGDVERAIEECIKISKKESVEV
- a CDS encoding OmpA family protein, producing the protein MMRILSFMVMSLVSLFFSCSLKAPHTASENTIEKPSVYQETDRLYVVEKFTFVKYSALSKISYHKNFYLMAGDNLYQSLEPAVLIEVVRPSSNDSAKFTFPEVPDFRKISVSDAVVVYFPFDSAKLTDKERKKLDLFLRKITKHRNYRVKITGFTDKVGTKEYNDKLALKRAKAVASYLKSKNKRLKVSVSGFGKCCYVSEKDEKNRRAEVNAEK
- a CDS encoding TrbC family F-type conjugative pilus assembly protein; translated protein: MSAAADMDLQEINKKIKNKTIEKIDQGRLADEVYRAQGSSLREKVESSVKNTEKERSKIEKKLKKSLQDRVKEADEKYREKTNRVYKSFQENKVQKERIEKYTKDLYEKVGPSKDVHYDKEDFSAFGSAVRGIEPDVEKKDSLLEDPIPYDERLYIFMSASVPENIWKTYAEDLKNIGSKRIIIVLRGCIGPQGCTYIKPTLEFLQKVIFNNGNETRGVEIQIDPYLFRRYKVKVVPTFVYVKGLKVKDPSFSEGLEENIESDPEILVLKGDISIRGAVEKFLENADFDGLKKLDEIFRGF